Proteins from a genomic interval of Streptomyces sp. NBC_01445:
- a CDS encoding amino acid permease, with protein sequence MTVTTDSTTPPPPPPPSAGVTDDGTLATFGYRQELRRQMGRYASFAAGFSFISVLTTVFQFFSLGYSFGGPLFLWTWPAVLIGQLLVAACFAELAARYPISGAIFQWSTRLSRPAFGWFTGWIMVIGQVVVVAAAALALQVVLPPIWSGFQLVGGDPAPTTATGAANAALLALVLLALTTAVNVLDNRVMSTINRIGVTAEIIGAILIVVLLFTHVERGAGVALKTGGQDGTVAALLVGSFTAAYVLIGFDSAGEMSEETRNPRRTAPRTILSALATAGALGGLLLLGGLLAAPSLSDGRLATEGLSYVLTSSLGDGVGKVLLADVAVAVSVATLAIQTAGSRMLFSMARDGMLPFSARLAKVSPRTGMPFVPALVVGGLAAALALLNLASPEAFVAIGTTCIAMLYLAYLGVTAPMLLRRLKGQWPTTDSGDRDELGRPLFSLGRWGLPVNALAVVYGLFMTVNLSWPRAQVYDPAGGHWYFQWFTVLFVGATVAAGAVYRSRAGAAPAAKGPGRKEPAEAVRI encoded by the coding sequence ATGACCGTGACCACCGACTCCACCACACCACCTCCCCCTCCCCCTCCGTCGGCCGGCGTCACGGACGACGGCACGCTGGCCACCTTCGGCTACCGCCAGGAACTGCGGCGGCAGATGGGGCGGTACGCATCCTTCGCCGCCGGGTTCTCCTTCATCTCTGTCCTGACCACGGTCTTCCAGTTCTTCTCCCTGGGCTACTCCTTCGGCGGGCCGCTGTTCTTGTGGACCTGGCCCGCCGTGCTCATCGGCCAACTGCTGGTCGCCGCGTGCTTCGCCGAACTCGCCGCTCGTTACCCCATCTCCGGGGCGATCTTCCAGTGGTCGACCCGGCTGAGCCGCCCGGCCTTCGGCTGGTTCACAGGCTGGATCATGGTGATCGGTCAGGTGGTCGTGGTCGCCGCCGCCGCACTCGCACTGCAGGTCGTTCTGCCCCCGATCTGGTCCGGATTCCAGCTCGTCGGCGGCGACCCGGCGCCCACCACGGCGACCGGGGCGGCCAACGCCGCCCTTCTGGCTCTCGTCCTGCTGGCGCTGACCACCGCCGTCAACGTGCTCGACAACCGCGTCATGTCGACCATCAACCGGATCGGCGTCACCGCCGAGATCATCGGCGCGATCCTCATCGTCGTACTGCTGTTCACCCACGTCGAGCGCGGTGCCGGAGTGGCTCTGAAGACAGGCGGCCAGGACGGCACGGTGGCGGCGCTGCTGGTGGGCTCGTTCACCGCGGCATACGTCCTCATCGGCTTCGACAGTGCGGGCGAGATGAGCGAGGAGACCCGTAACCCACGTCGCACCGCTCCCCGCACCATCCTCAGCGCCCTCGCCACGGCGGGTGCCCTGGGCGGCCTGCTGCTGCTCGGCGGTCTCCTCGCAGCACCCAGCCTCTCCGACGGCCGCCTCGCCACCGAGGGGTTGAGCTACGTACTCACCAGCAGTCTGGGCGACGGAGTGGGCAAGGTCCTTCTCGCGGACGTGGCGGTGGCCGTCTCCGTGGCCACGCTCGCCATCCAGACCGCCGGAAGCCGGATGCTGTTCTCGATGGCGCGCGACGGGATGCTTCCCTTCTCCGCACGGCTGGCGAAGGTGTCGCCGCGCACGGGCATGCCCTTCGTCCCGGCGCTGGTGGTGGGCGGGCTGGCCGCGGCGCTCGCGCTGCTCAACCTTGCCTCCCCGGAGGCGTTCGTGGCCATCGGCACCACGTGCATCGCGATGCTGTATCTCGCGTACCTCGGGGTGACTGCGCCGATGCTGCTCCGCCGGCTCAAGGGCCAGTGGCCCACGACGGATTCCGGAGACCGTGACGAGCTGGGCAGGCCACTGTTCTCCCTCGGCCGCTGGGGTCTGCCCGTCAACGCGCTCGCGGTCGTCTACGGGCTGTTCATGACGGTCAATCTGTCCTGGCCTCGCGCGCAGGTGTACGACCCGGCAGGGGGCCACTGGTACTTCCAGTGGTTCACCGTCCTGTTCGTCGGCGCCACGGTGGCCGCCGGTGCGGTGTACCGGAGCCGCGCAGGAGCTGCCCCAGCGGCCAAGGGCCCTGGACGCAAGGAGCCGGCCGAGGCCGTACGTATCTGA
- a CDS encoding DUF6528 family protein, with protein sequence MTTGLAAASGAATVRSAAAATDYLIVVVEQAANQIQRFSNGTTDWNGSPEWNWSAPSTDTWKYLADAKRRLTANWDDVMVCCANGTASTGGRAAMVRESDKAVVWTAVVPGNPHSVERIDGHGAIVTASAKQRTTGDNHEPGGGINLFVPTSHGGLPPTSFADSISTGFPGAHGVLWDDANECLLAIGDNELRAYRLVTNSGGIITGLSQVSTLAFSGTGHDLQPDYASADILYTVGGDAGNPDHGIWKTRLIYNNATGTWSFAAPTRLYDWYFTKSFSRLPDGTEFWVDAPSAATWWNDTVGFSGRADSLRSGAKFYKARFWSHVLS encoded by the coding sequence GTGACCACTGGACTGGCGGCGGCAAGCGGCGCGGCCACAGTGCGGTCAGCGGCCGCCGCTACGGACTACCTGATCGTGGTCGTCGAACAGGCCGCCAACCAGATCCAGCGCTTCAGCAACGGTACGACCGACTGGAACGGCTCCCCCGAGTGGAACTGGAGCGCGCCGAGCACGGATACCTGGAAATATCTGGCCGACGCCAAACGCCGGCTCACGGCCAACTGGGACGACGTGATGGTGTGCTGCGCGAACGGCACAGCGAGTACGGGTGGACGCGCCGCCATGGTCCGCGAGAGCGACAAGGCCGTCGTCTGGACGGCGGTCGTACCGGGCAATCCTCACTCGGTCGAGCGGATCGACGGACACGGCGCGATCGTCACCGCCTCCGCCAAGCAGAGGACCACCGGCGACAACCACGAGCCTGGCGGCGGCATCAACCTGTTCGTGCCCACCAGCCACGGCGGCCTGCCGCCGACCTCGTTCGCCGACAGCATCAGCACCGGTTTCCCCGGTGCCCACGGCGTGCTGTGGGACGACGCCAACGAATGCCTCCTGGCAATCGGCGACAACGAGCTGCGCGCCTACCGCCTGGTGACGAACAGCGGCGGCATCATCACCGGCCTCTCACAGGTGTCGACGCTGGCCTTCAGCGGCACGGGGCACGACCTGCAGCCGGACTACGCCTCCGCCGACATCCTGTACACCGTGGGCGGCGACGCCGGCAATCCGGACCACGGGATATGGAAGACCCGCCTCATATACAACAACGCCACCGGTACGTGGTCCTTCGCCGCTCCGACCAGGCTGTACGACTGGTACTTCACGAAGTCCTTCAGCAGGCTCCCCGACGGGACGGAATTCTGGGTCGACGCCCCCAGCGCGGCGACCTGGTGGAACGACACGGTCGGCTTCTCCGGCCGGGCCGATTCGCTCCGATCCGGTGCAAAGTTCTACAAGGCTCGCTTCTGGTCCCACGTCCTCTCTTGA
- a CDS encoding IclR family transcriptional regulator, whose amino-acid sequence MSESVEPVVRPSESGVREVKSAARTVELLELLADRGDRPARLQELAAELGVPRSSMYALLQTLIARGWVRTDATGSLYGIGLRTLLTGTTYLDTDPVVRVVRPYLDDASEQLGETIHLARLDGMDIAYLATRESHEYLRTISRVGRWLPAHAGALGKALLAEHSDAALPDAPYEALTPRTHTTLAALVADLAQVRARGYSIDREEGVTGIVGFGFALRVNGEAPAQDAISCSVPVARLTEQRERRIVTVMQKVREEIEARLAQGTGAGGVDWR is encoded by the coding sequence ATGTCCGAATCTGTTGAGCCCGTGGTCCGGCCGTCCGAGTCCGGCGTGCGCGAGGTGAAGTCGGCCGCTCGCACGGTCGAACTGCTCGAACTCCTCGCCGACCGCGGCGACCGGCCCGCCCGGCTGCAGGAACTCGCCGCCGAGTTGGGCGTCCCGCGCAGCTCCATGTACGCGCTGCTGCAGACCCTGATCGCACGCGGCTGGGTGCGCACCGACGCCACCGGCTCGCTCTACGGAATCGGCCTGCGCACACTGCTCACCGGCACCACCTATCTGGACACCGACCCCGTGGTCCGCGTGGTGCGCCCCTACCTGGACGATGCCTCGGAGCAACTCGGCGAGACCATCCATCTGGCCCGCCTCGACGGCATGGACATCGCCTACCTCGCGACCCGTGAGTCGCACGAGTATCTGCGCACCATCAGCCGAGTGGGGCGCTGGCTGCCCGCCCACGCGGGCGCACTCGGCAAGGCGCTGCTGGCCGAACACTCGGACGCGGCACTGCCCGACGCACCGTACGAGGCGCTGACGCCACGCACCCACACCACCCTGGCCGCGCTCGTCGCCGACCTCGCACAGGTCCGTGCCCGCGGCTACTCGATCGACCGCGAGGAGGGCGTCACCGGCATCGTCGGATTCGGCTTCGCGCTGCGCGTGAACGGCGAAGCGCCGGCGCAGGACGCGATCAGCTGCTCGGTGCCGGTGGCACGGCTCACCGAGCAGCGCGAGCGGCGGATTGTGACCGTGATGCAGAAGGTGCGCGAGGAGATCGAGGCAAGACTGGCTCAGGGCACGGGCGCGGGCGGGGTCGACTGGCGCTGA
- a CDS encoding 5-dehydro-4-deoxyglucarate dehydratase: MVTRTPLAGTAARLRDGMAQGVLSFPLTSFQADGSLDLDGFRSYLAGQLETNPGALFPACGTGEFGALDEDEYGQVVATAVEVTAGRVPVVAGTGYGYAQALRFARIAEDAGADALLVLPHYLNKAPQDGLVEQLRRIADRTRLPLIAYQRDHVTYDAETVRRIASIPGVIGLKDGHSDLDRLQRSTLAAPDGFLFFNGAPTAELQARAYATVGIPAYSSAVHAFAPEIANAFFQALSAGDDSRVDNLLADFYVPFVELRDRRPGYAVSLVKAAARLRGRPVGPVRAPLTDPTPSDLADLETLLTTGLNLVGAAR, from the coding sequence ATGGTGACTCGGACCCCCCTCGCCGGCACTGCGGCGCGGCTGCGCGACGGCATGGCCCAGGGCGTGCTGTCGTTCCCGCTCACCAGCTTCCAGGCCGACGGATCGCTCGACCTCGACGGCTTTCGCAGCTATCTCGCCGGGCAACTGGAGACGAACCCCGGCGCGCTCTTTCCGGCCTGCGGCACGGGGGAGTTCGGCGCGCTCGACGAGGACGAGTACGGCCAGGTCGTCGCGACCGCCGTGGAGGTGACGGCGGGCCGCGTCCCGGTCGTGGCCGGTACCGGCTACGGCTACGCCCAGGCACTGCGCTTCGCCCGTATCGCCGAGGACGCCGGAGCCGACGCACTCCTCGTCCTGCCGCACTACCTCAACAAGGCCCCGCAGGACGGGCTGGTCGAGCAACTCCGCCGGATCGCCGACCGCACCCGGCTGCCACTCATCGCCTACCAGCGCGACCATGTGACGTACGACGCGGAGACCGTGCGCCGGATCGCCTCGATCCCCGGCGTCATCGGCCTCAAGGACGGCCACAGCGACCTCGACCGGCTCCAGCGCAGCACCCTCGCCGCCCCCGACGGCTTCCTCTTCTTCAACGGCGCCCCGACAGCCGAGCTCCAGGCCCGCGCCTATGCGACGGTCGGCATCCCCGCCTACTCCTCGGCCGTCCACGCCTTCGCCCCGGAGATCGCCAACGCCTTCTTCCAGGCCCTGTCGGCAGGCGACGACAGCCGTGTCGACAACCTGCTCGCCGACTTCTACGTGCCCTTCGTGGAGCTGCGCGACCGGCGGCCCGGGTATGCGGTGTCCCTGGTCAAGGCGGCGGCCCGGCTGCGCGGCCGCCCGGTCGGACCGGTCCGCGCGCCCCTCACCGACCCGACCCCCTCAGACCTCGCCGACCTCGAAACACTGCTCACCACCGGCCTGAACCTCGTTGGAGCCGCCCGATGA
- a CDS encoding glucarate dehydratase family protein: MNDLTITDVRLTPILVADPPLLNAQGVHQPYTPRLIIEVTTADGITGLGETYGDTKYLELARPYAEKLVGRSVADLNGLFTLADEVAVAEERVTNQVDVGGLRGVQTADKLRLSVVCGFEVACLDALGKAQGLPVHALLGGKVRDAVEYSGYLFYKWGEHPKGVDSEVDDWGEAVDPAGIVDQARKFTERYGFRSFKLKGGVFAPDQEIAAIRALAEAFPGSPLRLDPNGAWSVETSIKVIEALQDVLEYMEDPTLGTPNMAAVAARTDVPLATNMCVTTFDEVKEAFTCDAVQVVLSDHHYWGGLRNTRELAAICRTFGVGVSMHSNTHLGISLAAMTHVASTVPNLHHACDSHYPWQSEDVLNERITFTDGKVTVSDAPGLGVTLDRDRLAVLHQRWLDDDGTMRERDDAAAMRVAAPAWETPAFPRW, translated from the coding sequence ATGAACGACCTGACGATCACCGACGTCCGGCTGACCCCGATCCTCGTCGCCGACCCGCCGCTGCTCAACGCCCAGGGGGTGCACCAGCCGTACACCCCCCGCCTGATCATCGAGGTCACCACCGCGGACGGGATCACCGGCCTCGGCGAGACCTACGGCGACACCAAGTACCTGGAACTGGCCCGCCCGTACGCCGAGAAGCTGGTCGGCCGGTCCGTCGCAGACCTCAACGGCCTGTTCACCCTCGCGGACGAGGTCGCGGTGGCCGAGGAGCGGGTGACGAACCAGGTGGACGTGGGAGGCCTGCGAGGCGTCCAGACCGCCGACAAGCTGCGGCTGTCCGTCGTCTGCGGCTTCGAGGTTGCCTGCCTGGACGCACTCGGCAAGGCGCAGGGCCTGCCGGTTCACGCCCTGCTCGGCGGCAAGGTGCGCGACGCCGTCGAGTACAGCGGCTACCTCTTCTACAAGTGGGGCGAGCACCCGAAGGGCGTCGACTCCGAGGTGGACGACTGGGGCGAGGCCGTCGACCCGGCCGGCATCGTCGACCAGGCACGCAAGTTCACCGAGCGCTACGGCTTCCGCTCCTTCAAGCTCAAGGGCGGCGTATTCGCGCCCGACCAGGAGATCGCGGCGATACGCGCCCTCGCCGAGGCGTTCCCCGGAAGCCCGCTGCGACTCGATCCCAACGGCGCCTGGTCCGTCGAGACCTCCATCAAGGTCATCGAGGCGCTGCAGGACGTCCTGGAGTACATGGAGGACCCCACTCTCGGTACGCCCAACATGGCCGCCGTCGCCGCCCGTACCGACGTGCCGCTCGCCACCAACATGTGTGTGACGACCTTCGACGAGGTCAAGGAGGCGTTCACGTGCGACGCCGTCCAGGTCGTCCTGTCCGACCACCACTACTGGGGCGGCCTGCGCAACACCCGCGAACTCGCCGCCATATGCCGCACCTTCGGCGTCGGAGTGTCGATGCACTCCAACACCCACCTGGGCATCTCGCTCGCCGCGATGACACACGTGGCGTCCACCGTCCCGAACCTGCACCACGCCTGCGACTCGCACTACCCCTGGCAGTCCGAGGACGTGCTGAACGAACGGATCACTTTCACGGACGGCAAGGTGACCGTCTCCGACGCCCCGGGCCTCGGCGTCACCCTCGACCGCGACAGGCTCGCCGTCCTGCACCAGCGCTGGCTTGACGACGACGGCACGATGCGCGAACGCGACGACGCGGCAGCGATGCGCGTCGCCGCCCCGGCCTGGGAAACCCCGGCCTTCCCCCGCTGGTGA
- a CDS encoding MFS transporter gives MSAVPQSAVNGAVQHPPAVESAIKKIFKRVIPLFFIMFVVNYMDRVNIGFAKDELSADTGLSAAAFGVGAGIFFIAYAIFEVPSNILMERFGARIWLTRIMISWGVVATAMAFVNSAEMFYVLRFLLGVAEAGFFPAVIYYFSRWLPDSHRGRATSIFLMGSGTATVIVGPISGALMEMHGLLGHAGWQWMFFIEGLFSVALGFVVYRFLDNSIESADWLTDEEKQGLVATIDAEQAARESKRGTAKVSRWKLLADPQMLLFLWIYFAINVALYAVTFWLPSIVDDVGDLSEFQVGLLTSVPWLFAIAAVWVSGRISDRMGKRRPLLITLLLIGSLGTLLAVYVSPWLGLGALCIAAVGFKPASPIFWTIPQNYLDARAAAPGIALINSIGNLGGFVAPTAFGILETTTGSTKGGLVGLTVVGILAALSVLLVRGGGRNDSVGGGAVDSAADAAAAADPKPASA, from the coding sequence GTGTCCGCAGTACCCCAGAGCGCCGTCAACGGCGCCGTGCAGCACCCCCCGGCCGTCGAGTCCGCCATCAAGAAGATCTTCAAGCGCGTCATACCGCTGTTCTTCATCATGTTCGTCGTGAACTACATGGACCGGGTCAACATCGGCTTCGCCAAGGACGAACTGAGCGCCGACACCGGTCTGTCGGCGGCCGCGTTCGGTGTCGGTGCGGGCATCTTCTTCATCGCTTACGCGATCTTCGAAGTGCCCTCCAACATCCTTATGGAGCGATTCGGCGCACGGATCTGGCTCACCCGGATCATGATCAGCTGGGGGGTCGTGGCCACCGCCATGGCCTTCGTGAACAGCGCCGAGATGTTCTACGTGCTGCGCTTTCTCCTCGGCGTCGCGGAAGCGGGCTTCTTCCCCGCAGTCATCTACTACTTCTCCCGCTGGCTCCCCGACTCCCACCGCGGCCGCGCCACCTCCATCTTCCTCATGGGCTCCGGCACGGCGACCGTCATCGTCGGCCCGATCTCCGGCGCGCTCATGGAGATGCACGGCCTCCTCGGTCACGCCGGCTGGCAGTGGATGTTCTTCATCGAGGGCCTCTTCTCGGTCGCTCTCGGCTTCGTCGTCTACCGCTTCCTGGACAACAGCATCGAGAGCGCCGACTGGCTCACCGACGAGGAGAAGCAGGGCCTCGTAGCCACGATCGACGCCGAACAGGCCGCCCGCGAAAGCAAGCGCGGCACCGCGAAGGTCTCCCGCTGGAAGCTGCTCGCCGACCCCCAGATGCTGCTCTTCCTCTGGATCTACTTCGCGATCAACGTCGCCCTGTACGCGGTGACGTTCTGGCTCCCCTCGATCGTCGACGACGTCGGCGACCTCTCCGAGTTCCAGGTCGGCCTCCTCACCTCCGTCCCCTGGCTGTTCGCGATCGCCGCCGTCTGGGTTTCCGGCCGGATCTCCGACCGCATGGGCAAGCGTCGTCCCCTGCTGATCACGCTGCTGCTCATCGGCAGCCTCGGCACACTCCTCGCCGTCTACGTCTCGCCGTGGCTCGGCCTCGGCGCCCTCTGCATCGCCGCGGTCGGCTTCAAGCCCGCTTCCCCCATCTTCTGGACCATTCCGCAGAACTACCTGGATGCCCGCGCCGCTGCCCCGGGCATCGCGCTCATCAACTCCATCGGCAACCTGGGCGGCTTCGTCGCCCCGACCGCCTTCGGCATCCTGGAGACCACGACGGGTTCCACCAAGGGGGGCCTGGTCGGCCTGACCGTGGTCGGAATCCTGGCCGCACTCAGCGTCCTTCTCGTACGAGGAGGTGGCAGGAACGACAGCGTAGGAGGCGGGGCGGTGGACTCGGCAGCCGACGCCGCGGCGGCGGCCGATCCCAAACCCGCTTCGGCCTGA
- a CDS encoding Ku protein: MEEREIGAEEIGKGDEISRDTIIAIADEDLADLPLPTAKAIEIVSFVPYSDIDPIRIGERHYLEPGGQVAVKPYTLLRWVLERNSKAAVARFAWRGRERLGLLRIRGTAAIVLHSMRWPHEIRSSELAPPAVDIPEDEAKRALALDTRASSITAARRRRGPGARPCGSSAAQGGRRHSTSRWIRDHWS; this comes from the coding sequence ATCGAGGAGCGCGAGATCGGCGCCGAGGAGATCGGTAAAGGGGATGAGATCTCGAGGGACACGATCATCGCGATCGCTGACGAGGACCTCGCCGACCTGCCCCTGCCCACGGCGAAGGCGATCGAGATCGTTTCTTTCGTGCCGTACAGCGACATCGACCCCATCCGGATCGGCGAGCGCCACTACCTCGAACCCGGCGGCCAGGTAGCCGTCAAGCCGTACACGCTCCTTCGGTGGGTGCTCGAGCGGAACAGTAAGGCGGCCGTGGCCAGGTTCGCGTGGCGCGGGCGGGAGCGCCTCGGCCTGCTCCGCATCAGGGGAACCGCGGCGATTGTGCTGCATTCGATGCGGTGGCCCCACGAGATCCGCTCCTCCGAGCTGGCCCCGCCGGCGGTCGACATCCCCGAGGACGAGGCCAAGCGCGCGCTCGCGCTGGACACACGTGCGTCGTCCATCACGGCCGCCCGTCGCCGGCGAGGGCCGGGGGCTCGGCCGTGTGGTTCATCAGCGGCTCAGGGCGGTAGACGTCACAGCACGAGCAGGTGGATCCGAGATCACTGGTCATGA
- a CDS encoding PIG-L family deacetylase — protein sequence MADRPLTLMAVHAHPDDEATGTGGVLARYAAEGIRTVLVTCTDGGCGDGPGGAKPGDPGHDPAAVALMRRQELEASCDVLKVSDLEMLDFADSGMMGWPSNDAPGSFWQTPVEEGAARLAELMRHYRPDVVVTYDENGFYGHPDHIQAHRITMAALEMTALTPKVYWTTMPRSMMQRFGETVREFHEDMPEPDPAEAAAMAEIGLPDDEITTWVDTTAFSGQKFDALAAHASQGENIFFLKMGKERFGELMGMETFVRVQDATGAAVPENDLFAGLR from the coding sequence ATGGCTGACCGGCCCTTGACGCTCATGGCAGTGCACGCCCACCCCGACGACGAGGCCACCGGAACCGGAGGGGTCCTCGCGCGGTATGCGGCGGAGGGCATCCGCACGGTTCTCGTGACGTGTACTGACGGCGGTTGCGGTGACGGACCGGGGGGTGCCAAGCCGGGCGATCCCGGGCACGATCCGGCGGCCGTCGCCTTGATGCGCCGTCAAGAACTTGAGGCTAGCTGTGACGTCCTGAAGGTCAGTGATCTGGAGATGCTGGACTTTGCCGACTCCGGGATGATGGGCTGGCCGAGTAACGACGCCCCCGGATCCTTCTGGCAGACCCCCGTGGAGGAAGGCGCCGCCCGACTCGCGGAACTCATGCGGCACTACCGGCCCGATGTGGTCGTCACCTACGACGAGAACGGCTTCTACGGCCACCCCGACCACATCCAGGCCCACCGCATCACGATGGCGGCGCTGGAGATGACCGCGCTGACACCGAAGGTGTACTGGACGACGATGCCCCGCTCGATGATGCAGCGGTTCGGGGAGACCGTGCGCGAGTTCCATGAGGACATGCCGGAGCCGGATCCTGCGGAGGCCGCCGCGATGGCCGAGATCGGCCTGCCCGACGATGAGATCACCACGTGGGTGGACACCACCGCATTCAGCGGACAGAAGTTCGATGCGCTGGCCGCGCACGCCAGTCAGGGCGAGAACATATTCTTTCTCAAGATGGGCAAGGAGAGGTTCGGCGAGTTGATGGGCATGGAGACCTTCGTACGTGTCCAGGACGCCACTGGGGCGGCCGTACCCGAGAACGATCTCTTCGCCGGACTGCGCTGA
- a CDS encoding SpoIIE family protein phosphatase produces MDVHEPRPEREGDGGAGPAPPGGLLDLLSVAAVVLDASGRIVFWSPQADEVFGYTAEEALGRYAARLLVHEEQRDLVVRLFAEVMGTGESWAGAFPIRYKDGSTRLVEFRNMRLVDDLGDIYALGIAADQSTLQRMETDLALSQRLISQAPIGIALLDTDLRYVLVNPELERINGLSAADHFGRRPHDILTSLDVDSIESAMRRALLTGAPLIDQHTVGRTRADPDHDHAWSVSHYRLEDASGRVIGVANSVIDVSERHRAAAEADRARRRLTMIADASARVGTTLESEHIAQELVGVAVPDLADVASVDVLDAALDLRRSSPSEGPELFRSLAVASAYATPAAGAMQTVDRAPYGADRLITQCVHTGRPVVVTHAGQKDLERIALGTDNAAVLAQAGMHSYLAVPLIARNEVLGAFALLRARNQLPFDEDDVLLAVELAARAGVAIDNARLYQSVRNTAETLQRSLLPGELPQPTGLNVASLYQPAQAYSEVGGDWYDVIPLAGDKTALVIGDVMGNGIDAAATMGRLRTATSAFADLDLAPTEVLRHLDKITCGVEHYIATCIYATYDPHTHRCHIANAGHLPPVLASPGRHPQLLELPPGAPLGVGGVPFHTTAFDLNLDDRLVLYTDGLVETRHQPIDERLNALLQTLDEPRRPLDETCRWLLDALRDPDDHDDVALLIAQATSVVSPPHPT; encoded by the coding sequence ATGGATGTCCATGAGCCGCGCCCGGAGCGGGAGGGGGACGGCGGGGCGGGGCCGGCGCCGCCGGGAGGGTTGCTCGATCTGCTCAGCGTGGCTGCGGTCGTTCTGGACGCCAGTGGGCGGATCGTGTTCTGGAGCCCGCAGGCCGATGAGGTGTTCGGGTACACGGCTGAGGAGGCTCTGGGCCGGTACGCGGCGAGGCTGCTGGTCCACGAGGAGCAGCGGGACCTGGTGGTCAGGCTGTTCGCCGAGGTGATGGGGACCGGCGAGAGCTGGGCGGGCGCGTTCCCGATCCGGTACAAGGACGGCAGCACGCGCCTGGTGGAGTTCCGCAACATGCGCCTGGTGGACGACCTCGGCGACATCTACGCCTTGGGCATCGCTGCAGATCAGAGCACCTTGCAGCGGATGGAGACTGACCTGGCCCTGTCACAGCGCCTGATCTCGCAGGCTCCCATCGGCATCGCCCTGCTGGACACGGACCTGCGCTATGTGCTGGTCAACCCGGAGCTGGAGCGCATCAATGGTCTGTCGGCGGCCGATCACTTCGGCCGGCGCCCGCATGACATCCTTACGTCCCTCGACGTCGACTCGATCGAGTCCGCGATGCGCCGGGCGCTGCTCACCGGCGCTCCCCTGATCGACCAGCACACCGTCGGCCGCACCCGCGCCGATCCGGACCATGATCACGCTTGGTCGGTGTCGCACTACCGGCTCGAAGACGCCAGCGGGCGGGTGATCGGTGTGGCGAACTCGGTCATCGACGTCAGCGAACGCCACCGGGCAGCTGCCGAGGCGGACCGGGCCCGGCGCCGCCTGACCATGATCGCCGACGCGTCCGCCCGTGTAGGCACGACCCTGGAGAGTGAACACATCGCCCAGGAACTGGTGGGGGTAGCGGTGCCGGACCTGGCCGACGTGGCGTCGGTCGATGTCCTTGACGCCGCTCTGGACCTGCGCCGCTCCTCTCCCTCCGAGGGCCCGGAGCTGTTTCGCTCGCTTGCCGTGGCCTCGGCCTATGCCACTCCAGCCGCGGGTGCCATGCAGACCGTCGACCGCGCCCCGTACGGCGCCGACCGGCTGATCACCCAATGCGTTCACACCGGACGGCCCGTCGTCGTCACCCACGCCGGACAGAAGGATCTGGAGCGCATCGCCCTCGGCACCGACAACGCGGCAGTCCTCGCCCAAGCAGGCATGCACTCCTACCTCGCGGTCCCGCTGATCGCCCGCAACGAGGTCCTCGGCGCATTTGCCTTGCTGCGGGCCCGTAACCAGCTCCCGTTCGACGAAGACGACGTACTGCTTGCCGTAGAGCTGGCCGCCCGCGCCGGCGTCGCCATCGACAACGCCCGCTTGTACCAGAGCGTCCGCAACACCGCCGAAACCCTCCAGCGAAGCCTCCTGCCCGGCGAACTCCCGCAGCCCACCGGCCTGAATGTCGCCTCCCTCTACCAACCCGCACAGGCATACAGCGAGGTCGGAGGCGACTGGTACGACGTCATCCCCCTTGCGGGCGACAAGACCGCTCTGGTGATCGGTGACGTCATGGGCAACGGCATCGACGCTGCGGCCACCATGGGCCGCCTGCGCACCGCCACATCTGCGTTCGCCGACCTCGACCTGGCTCCCACCGAGGTCCTGCGGCACCTCGACAAGATCACCTGCGGGGTCGAGCACTACATCGCCACCTGCATCTACGCCACCTACGACCCGCACACCCACCGGTGTCACATCGCGAACGCCGGACACCTCCCGCCCGTCCTCGCCTCACCCGGAAGGCACCCTCAACTCCTCGAGCTGCCCCCTGGGGCACCCCTCGGTGTCGGCGGTGTCCCCTTCCACACCACCGCGTTCGACCTGAACCTTGACGACCGACTCGTCCTCTACACCGACGGCCTCGTCGAAACCCGCCACCAACCCATCGACGAGCGCCTGAACGCTCTCCTGCAGACTCTGGACGAACCCCGCAGACCACTCGACGAAACCTGCCGGTGGCTCCTTGACGCCCTGCGCGACCCGGACGACCACGACGACGTTGCCCTCCTCATCGCGCAAGCCACATCCGTGGTCTCCCCACCCCACCCCACCTGA